One window from the genome of Streptomyces sp. NBC_01476 encodes:
- a CDS encoding YbaB/EbfC family nucleoid-associated protein, with protein sequence MAGYDQEIEELMAEYRRQREKADTTRRRINESAGTATAPRKTVKVTVTARGEVTDIEFPTAAFRRMTPKELADVLKVTIAEARANALAKVDEHVTFSRLLKGLQPSALLTGSVELADLFPPEPEGGEFPETGQAAPGSRDEP encoded by the coding sequence GTGGCGGGGTACGACCAGGAGATCGAGGAGTTGATGGCCGAGTACCGCAGACAGCGGGAGAAGGCCGACACAACCCGGCGGCGTATCAACGAGTCGGCGGGGACGGCCACAGCACCGCGCAAGACGGTCAAGGTGACGGTGACCGCACGCGGCGAAGTGACGGACATCGAGTTCCCCACGGCCGCCTTCCGCCGGATGACGCCGAAGGAGCTGGCCGACGTGCTGAAGGTCACCATCGCCGAGGCGCGGGCGAACGCCCTGGCCAAGGTGGACGAACATGTGACCTTCAGCCGGCTGCTGAAGGGCCTGCAGCCCTCCGCGCTGCTCACCGGCAGCGTCGAGCTCGCCGACCTCTTCCCGCCCGAGCCCGAGGGCGGGGAGTTCCCGGAAACCGGGCAGGCGGCGCCGGGCAGCCGCGACGAGCCCTGA
- a CDS encoding FAD-dependent monooxygenase, whose product MDKLRVLIVGAGISGLALAKALLDRGFPVDVVERRAGDGRALGTGLYLPANAVRALQGLGVGGEVAKRAAPVARQRLHDHRGRPLAEFEAGRIWGEVGPCLAITRDDLHQVLRAAVDRSAVRHGVEVTAVAGDGTVTFADGATAGYDLVVGADGVNSAVRRSLFGGPEPRFLGQLCWRFIADDIAIPGITDWTARLGTKGRTFLTVQIGAGRVYCYADINSPVPTAPAGDWRGLFADFGGPVPRLLEQGADAYFAALHESENTVWARERAVLVGDAAHAFSPSMAQGGAMALEDAQVLGEVLGTEPDTGTALAAFQARRAERVAWVVAQNHRRDKARNLPTPLRNLTLRRAAERLFKANHAPLHPLP is encoded by the coding sequence GTGGACAAGCTTCGTGTGTTGATTGTCGGGGCCGGAATCTCCGGTCTGGCGCTGGCCAAGGCGCTGCTGGACCGCGGATTCCCAGTGGACGTCGTCGAACGCCGCGCCGGTGACGGACGGGCCCTCGGCACCGGCCTCTACCTGCCGGCGAACGCGGTCCGTGCCCTCCAGGGTCTCGGGGTGGGGGGCGAGGTGGCCAAACGGGCGGCGCCGGTGGCCCGGCAGCGCCTGCACGACCACCGCGGGCGGCCGCTCGCGGAGTTCGAGGCGGGACGGATCTGGGGCGAGGTCGGTCCGTGCCTGGCGATCACCCGTGACGATCTGCACCAGGTGCTGCGGGCGGCCGTCGACCGGAGCGCCGTCCGCCACGGCGTGGAGGTGACCGCAGTGGCCGGCGACGGGACCGTGACCTTCGCAGACGGCGCCACCGCCGGCTATGACCTGGTGGTGGGCGCGGACGGCGTCAACTCGGCCGTGCGGCGCTCCCTCTTCGGCGGCCCGGAGCCCCGCTTCCTGGGCCAGCTCTGCTGGCGGTTCATTGCGGACGACATCGCGATACCGGGCATCACCGACTGGACGGCCCGCCTGGGCACCAAGGGCCGTACGTTCCTGACCGTGCAGATCGGCGCCGGCCGCGTCTACTGCTACGCCGACATCAACAGTCCCGTCCCCACGGCACCGGCCGGCGACTGGCGCGGGCTCTTCGCCGACTTCGGCGGTCCGGTGCCCCGGCTGCTGGAACAGGGCGCGGACGCGTACTTCGCCGCGCTGCACGAGAGTGAGAACACCGTCTGGGCACGGGAGCGCGCCGTCCTGGTCGGTGACGCCGCCCACGCCTTCTCCCCAAGCATGGCCCAGGGCGGTGCGATGGCCCTGGAGGACGCGCAGGTGCTCGGCGAGGTCCTGGGAACCGAACCCGACACGGGCACGGCGCTGGCCGCCTTCCAGGCCCGGCGTGCCGAGCGGGTCGCCTGGGTGGTGGCGCAGAACCACCGCCGGGACAAGGCCCGTAACCTGCCCACACCGTTGCGCAATCTCACCCTCCGGCGGGCCGCAGAGCGACTCTTCAAGGCCAATCACGCCCCCCTGCACCCTTTGCCGTAG